The Mycolicibacterium mageritense genome contains a region encoding:
- a CDS encoding HAD family hydrolase: protein MGRTLSPPESLAEIGTGPGGAQIGAFFDLDGTLVDGFTATAHAGHRIRQRQAAPGEILGIIEASVRYRLGRMPFERLLVRAAGYLRGESLHELDELGEHLFVRRIAHRVYPHMRDVVRRHQDRGHTVVLSSSALTIHAEPVARHLGIDHVLCNHFETDDDGRLTGGIVKPIVWGARKAAAVEGFCERNHVDLQRSYFYADGVEDSALMRLVGHPRPVNPHPGLAAAAQSHGWPVLSLDRLRGSGPFAPR, encoded by the coding sequence ATGGGACGCACGCTGTCGCCACCTGAATCGCTGGCCGAGATCGGTACCGGACCGGGCGGTGCCCAGATCGGCGCGTTCTTCGATCTCGACGGCACCCTGGTCGACGGGTTCACCGCGACCGCCCACGCCGGACACCGCATCCGGCAGCGCCAGGCGGCGCCCGGCGAAATCCTCGGGATCATCGAGGCGTCGGTGCGGTACCGGCTCGGGCGGATGCCGTTCGAACGGCTGCTGGTGCGCGCGGCCGGGTATCTGCGGGGCGAATCGCTGCACGAACTCGACGAGCTGGGGGAGCACCTGTTCGTGCGGCGCATCGCGCACCGGGTCTATCCGCACATGCGCGACGTCGTGCGCAGGCATCAGGACCGTGGCCACACGGTCGTGCTCAGCTCGTCGGCGTTGACCATCCACGCCGAACCTGTCGCGAGACATCTCGGCATCGACCACGTGCTGTGCAATCACTTCGAAACCGACGACGACGGGCGGCTGACCGGCGGAATCGTCAAGCCCATCGTGTGGGGTGCCCGCAAGGCCGCTGCGGTCGAGGGCTTCTGCGAACGCAATCACGTTGACCTGCAACGCAGTTACTTCTATGCCGACGGGGTCGAGGACAGTGCGCTGATGCGGTTGGTCGGCCATCCGCGGCCAGTCAACCCGCATCCCGGATTGGCGGCTGCCGCGCAGAGCCACGGCTGGCCTGTGCTGTCCCTCGACCGGCTGCGCGGTAGCGGTCCTTTCGCTCCACGCTGA
- a CDS encoding VOC family protein — translation MADTSPAVALNDIAAAVATDRFDESLAWYTRLFGREPDLRPVEGVAEWQVTATAWLQLVTDADRAGRSAVRFGVDDLAQATRALAGLGVDVPEPQVIADLVAVVDVSDPDGNEVSFVQELS, via the coding sequence ATGGCCGACACTTCCCCCGCGGTTGCGCTCAACGACATCGCCGCCGCGGTCGCCACCGACCGATTCGACGAATCCCTGGCCTGGTACACGCGGCTGTTCGGCCGCGAACCCGATCTGCGCCCCGTCGAGGGCGTCGCCGAGTGGCAGGTGACCGCGACCGCGTGGTTACAGCTCGTCACCGACGCAGACCGGGCCGGGCGGTCAGCCGTGCGGTTCGGGGTCGACGACCTTGCCCAGGCCACGCGAGCCCTGGCCGGCCTCGGCGTCGACGTACCGGAACCGCAGGTCATCGCCGATCTCGTCGCGGTGGTCGATGTGTCCGATCCGGATGGCAACGAAGTGTCGTTCGTGCAGGAACTGTCGTAG
- a CDS encoding nitronate monooxygenase → MHTALCDELGIEFPIFAFTHCRDVVVAVSKAGGFGVLGAVGFTPEQLEIELNWIDEHIGDHPYGVDIVIPNKYEGMDANMSADELKKTLNALVPQEHLDFAKKILADHGVPTDDSDDNALQLLGWTEATATPQVEIALKHPKMTLIANALGTPPADMIAHIHAEGRKVAALCGSPSQARKHADAGVDIIIAQGGEAGGHSGEIGSIVLWPQVVKEVAPVPVLAAGGIGSGQQIAAALALGAQGAWTGSQWVMVEESENTEVQHAAYAKATSRDTVRSRSFTGKPARMLRNDWTEAWENPDNPKPLGMPLQYMVSGMAVAATHKYPNETVDVAFNPIGQVVGQFTKVEKTSAVIERWVQEYLEATNTLNELNEAASV, encoded by the coding sequence ATGCACACCGCACTGTGCGACGAACTTGGAATCGAATTCCCGATATTCGCCTTCACCCACTGTCGCGACGTGGTGGTCGCCGTCAGCAAGGCCGGCGGCTTCGGCGTGCTCGGCGCGGTCGGGTTCACCCCCGAACAGCTCGAGATCGAACTCAACTGGATCGACGAGCACATCGGTGACCATCCGTACGGCGTCGACATCGTGATCCCGAACAAGTACGAGGGCATGGATGCCAACATGTCCGCCGACGAGCTCAAGAAGACGCTCAACGCGCTGGTCCCGCAAGAGCACCTCGACTTCGCGAAGAAGATCCTCGCCGACCACGGCGTGCCGACCGACGACAGCGACGACAATGCCCTCCAGCTGTTGGGCTGGACCGAGGCGACCGCGACCCCGCAGGTGGAGATCGCGCTCAAGCACCCAAAGATGACGTTGATCGCCAACGCGCTGGGTACCCCGCCCGCCGACATGATCGCCCACATCCACGCCGAGGGGCGCAAGGTCGCCGCACTGTGCGGATCGCCGTCGCAGGCCCGCAAACATGCCGATGCCGGCGTCGACATCATCATCGCCCAGGGCGGCGAGGCCGGCGGACACAGCGGCGAGATCGGCTCGATCGTGTTGTGGCCCCAGGTGGTCAAGGAGGTCGCGCCGGTTCCGGTGCTGGCCGCCGGCGGTATCGGCAGCGGCCAGCAGATCGCCGCGGCACTCGCGCTCGGCGCACAGGGCGCATGGACCGGCTCGCAGTGGGTCATGGTCGAAGAGTCCGAGAACACCGAGGTGCAACACGCGGCCTACGCGAAGGCCACCAGCCGCGACACCGTGCGCAGCCGGTCGTTCACCGGCAAGCCGGCGCGCATGCTGCGCAACGACTGGACCGAGGCCTGGGAGAACCCCGACAACCCGAAGCCGCTCGGAATGCCGTTGCAGTACATGGTTTCCGGCATGGCCGTGGCCGCGACGCACAAGTATCCCAACGAGACGGTCGATGTGGCATTCAACCCGATCGGCCAGGTTGTCGGACAGTTCACCAAGGTTGAGAAGACCTCGGCGGTGATCGAACGCTGGGTGCAGGAGTACTTGGAGGCCACCAACACGCTCAACGAGCTCAACGAAGCCGCCTCGGTCTGA
- a CDS encoding type IV toxin-antitoxin system AbiEi family antitoxin domain-containing protein: MEVGEVLRQQDGVISRRQALDAGLAEHEIRRLLRRNEWARVHAGVYVEHTGPLIWMQRAWAAVLYAAPAALCLESALGAQSLPIHVAVERQRSTLVEPVGVRIHRVAHVHDRVLWNVSPPRMRYDEAALDVACRAASELDAIAVLADACRSRRTTARRLLRTLDSRGRLPRRRWLRAVLLDLADGTCSVLEHGYLVRVERPHGLPKATRQKRSTSSLGVCYRDTEYGQRLIVELDGRVYHDSATRRDADFERDLDAAVDGRSTVRLSYGQVFNRPCQTATKIAQVLRRHGITVAGHPCGPACAFTRLDRAA, encoded by the coding sequence GTGGAAGTCGGTGAGGTTCTTCGGCAGCAGGACGGGGTGATCTCGCGTCGGCAAGCGTTGGATGCGGGGCTGGCTGAGCATGAGATCCGGCGATTGCTCAGGCGCAATGAGTGGGCGCGGGTGCACGCCGGCGTTTATGTCGAACACACCGGCCCGCTGATCTGGATGCAACGGGCTTGGGCCGCAGTGCTTTACGCGGCACCGGCCGCCCTGTGCCTCGAATCGGCGTTGGGGGCGCAATCGTTGCCGATCCATGTCGCCGTCGAGCGGCAACGGTCGACATTGGTCGAGCCGGTCGGCGTCCGCATTCACCGGGTCGCCCACGTTCACGATCGCGTGCTGTGGAACGTCAGCCCGCCACGGATGCGTTACGACGAAGCCGCGCTCGACGTCGCGTGCCGCGCGGCGTCCGAACTCGATGCCATCGCGGTCCTGGCCGACGCCTGCCGATCGCGGCGCACCACCGCGCGGCGGCTGCTGCGAACTCTCGATTCTCGCGGTCGGCTGCCGCGACGCAGGTGGTTGCGCGCGGTGCTGCTCGACCTCGCCGACGGTACGTGTTCGGTGCTCGAGCACGGTTATCTCGTGCGTGTCGAGCGCCCGCACGGTCTCCCCAAGGCGACACGGCAGAAGCGGTCCACGTCATCGCTCGGCGTGTGCTACCGCGACACCGAGTACGGCCAACGGCTCATCGTCGAGCTCGACGGGCGGGTGTACCACGATTCAGCGACCCGGCGGGATGCAGACTTCGAGCGAGATCTCGACGCCGCGGTCGACGGCCGGTCGACTGTCAGGCTTTCCTATGGGCAGGTCTTCAACCGGCCGTGTCAGACCGCGACCAAGATCGCCCAGGTGCTCCGGCGGCACGGGATCACCGTGGCCGGCCACCCATGTGGGCCGGCGTGTGCGTTCACTCGCCTCGACCGCGCCGCATAG